A region of Methyloversatilis discipulorum DNA encodes the following proteins:
- the pqqD gene encoding pyrroloquinoline quinone biosynthesis peptide chaperone PqqD translates to MTVTTASVPKIGRHFRIQWEEAQKAYVLLYPEGMVKLNQSAGEILKRCSGEASVADITADLEQTFNAQGLQQDVINFVELALQQKWVETT, encoded by the coding sequence ATGACCGTCACGACCGCATCGGTGCCGAAGATCGGCCGCCACTTCCGCATCCAGTGGGAAGAGGCGCAGAAGGCCTACGTGCTGCTGTACCCGGAAGGCATGGTGAAGCTGAACCAGAGCGCCGGCGAAATCCTGAAGCGCTGTTCCGGCGAGGCCAGCGTGGCCGACATCACCGCCGATCTGGAACAGACCTTCAATGCGCAGGGCCTGCAGCAGGACGTGATCAATTTCGTCGAACTGGCGCTGCAACAGAAGTGGGTGGAAACGACATGA
- the pqqC gene encoding pyrroloquinoline-quinone synthase PqqC: protein MSTQQPWNHEEFEAKLRDKGAAYHIFHPFNVMLNSGKATPEQIRGWVANRFYYQIAIPVKDAAILSNTPDREIRRQWIQRILDHDGYEITGPDGSVVRDEGGIEAWIKLGIATGLTREEIVDLRHVVPGVRFAVDAYINFARQRPWQEAVCSSLTELFAPKIHKERLANWPEHYPWIESTGLQYFRNRVSQARRDVEQGLAVTLNYFNTREMQERALNILQFKLDVLWAMNDAMANAYGVNK from the coding sequence ATGAGCACGCAACAGCCCTGGAACCACGAAGAATTCGAAGCCAAGCTGCGCGACAAGGGCGCCGCCTATCACATCTTCCATCCGTTCAACGTGATGCTCAATTCCGGCAAGGCGACGCCGGAACAGATCCGCGGATGGGTGGCGAACCGCTTCTACTACCAGATCGCGATTCCGGTGAAGGACGCGGCCATCCTGTCGAACACGCCGGACCGCGAAATCCGTCGCCAGTGGATACAGCGCATCCTCGATCACGACGGCTACGAAATCACCGGGCCGGACGGCTCGGTGGTGCGCGACGAGGGCGGCATCGAGGCGTGGATCAAGCTGGGCATCGCCACCGGCCTGACGCGTGAGGAAATCGTCGATCTGCGTCACGTCGTGCCCGGCGTCCGTTTCGCGGTCGATGCCTACATCAATTTCGCCCGTCAGCGCCCCTGGCAGGAAGCGGTGTGCTCGTCGCTGACCGAACTGTTCGCGCCGAAGATCCACAAGGAGCGCCTCGCCAACTGGCCGGAGCACTATCCGTGGATCGAGTCGACCGGCCTGCAGTACTTCCGCAACCGCGTGTCGCAGGCGCGCCGCGACGTGGAGCAGGGGCTGGCGGTGACGCTGAACTACTTCAATACGCGTGAAATGCAGGAACGCGCGCTGAACATCCTGCAGTTCAAGCTCGACGTGCTGTGGGCGATGAACGACGCGATGGCCAATGCCTACGGCGTGAACAAGTGA
- the pqqB gene encoding pyrroloquinoline quinone biosynthesis protein PqqB, whose protein sequence is MRLHVLGSGAGGGFPQWNCNCPNCDGLRRGTIKARARTQSSITVSGDNENWVLFNASPDILAQFQQFPDLQPARALRDTAVKAIVLIDGQIDHTTGLYMLREHRQPHQIWSTAPVRQDLTEGNPLFRLLGHYCGIEWNELPIDGAEFTIPGAPGLKFHSHALRSNAPPYSPRRDKPVPGDNVGVTIEDVKSGKKIYYAPGLVEIEPQVWAAMQAADVVLVDGTCWSDDEMIALGASKKRSRDMGHLAQSGEGGMIEWLDKLPTTTRKILIHINNTNPILNEESPQRRELDAHGIEVSYDGMDITL, encoded by the coding sequence ATGCGACTGCACGTACTCGGTTCCGGCGCGGGCGGCGGTTTCCCGCAATGGAATTGCAACTGTCCCAATTGCGACGGTCTGCGCCGCGGCACCATCAAGGCGCGCGCACGCACGCAATCGTCGATCACGGTCAGTGGCGACAACGAGAACTGGGTGCTGTTCAACGCTTCGCCGGACATCCTGGCCCAGTTCCAGCAGTTCCCCGATCTGCAGCCGGCGCGCGCGCTGCGCGATACCGCAGTCAAGGCCATCGTGCTGATCGATGGCCAGATCGACCACACGACCGGCCTCTACATGCTGCGCGAGCATCGCCAGCCGCACCAGATCTGGTCCACCGCACCGGTGCGCCAGGACCTGACCGAAGGCAATCCGCTGTTCAGGCTGCTCGGCCATTACTGCGGTATCGAGTGGAACGAACTGCCGATCGATGGCGCCGAATTCACGATACCCGGCGCGCCCGGCCTGAAGTTCCACTCGCACGCGCTGCGCAGCAACGCACCCCCTTACTCGCCGCGCCGTGACAAGCCGGTGCCCGGCGACAACGTCGGCGTCACCATCGAGGACGTGAAGAGCGGCAAGAAGATCTATTACGCCCCCGGTCTGGTCGAGATCGAACCGCAGGTGTGGGCGGCCATGCAGGCGGCCGACGTGGTGCTGGTCGATGGCACCTGCTGGAGCGACGACGAAATGATCGCGCTCGGCGCGTCGAAGAAGCGCTCGCGCGACATGGGCCATCTGGCGCAGAGTGGCGAGGGCGGCATGATCGAGTGGCTGGACAAGCTGCCGACGACGACGCGCAAGATCCTCATCCACATCAACAACACCAACCCGATCCTGAACGAGGAAAGCCCGCAACGCCGCGAGCTGGACGCGCACGGCATCGAAGTTTCGTACGACGGAATGGACATCACGCTATGA
- the pqqA gene encoding pyrroloquinoline quinone precursor peptide PqqA: MSWETPKATDLRFGFEITMYVANR; this comes from the coding sequence ATGAGCTGGGAAACCCCGAAGGCAACCGACCTGCGTTTTGGCTTTGAAATCACGATGTACGTCGCCAACCGCTAA
- the zapE gene encoding cell division protein ZapE produces the protein MPPHKILNVPERGMLDTFEAQLKVRGYTADASQRAAAERLQKLYGELLDFKAARRTQLRKLLSRAQPPRGVWFWGGVGRGKSFLMDCFYDAVPYRRKKRVHFHAFMQQIHEALKKHKNEADPLAQVADEIARATRLLCFDEFHVSDIADAMILGRLVDALFERGVVFVATSNYPPDGLYPNGLQRQNFLPTIELLKKRLEVFELDAGIDYRLRSLERMDIFMVPGGQDADAKLADDFRQICGEPCPPGPLEILGRTLKTRDRSLGAAWFDFDEICGGPRSQNDYLELARRYHSILISNVPKMGRDQANEARRFTWLVDVLYDFRVKLILSAEVEAQDLYTDGPHANEFTRTVSRLIEMRTREYLASAHRVDFAGSMSHVAA, from the coding sequence ATGCCTCCGCACAAGATACTGAACGTTCCCGAGCGGGGCATGCTGGATACCTTCGAGGCCCAGCTGAAGGTGCGCGGTTATACCGCTGACGCGTCGCAGCGCGCTGCCGCCGAGCGGCTGCAGAAGCTGTACGGCGAGCTGCTCGATTTCAAGGCAGCCCGCCGCACCCAGCTGCGCAAGCTGCTGTCGCGCGCGCAGCCGCCGCGCGGCGTCTGGTTCTGGGGCGGCGTGGGGCGCGGCAAGAGCTTCCTGATGGACTGCTTCTACGACGCCGTGCCCTACCGTCGCAAGAAGCGCGTGCATTTCCACGCCTTCATGCAACAGATCCACGAAGCGCTGAAAAAGCACAAGAACGAAGCCGATCCACTGGCGCAGGTTGCCGACGAGATCGCGCGGGCGACCCGCCTGCTGTGCTTCGACGAATTCCATGTATCCGACATCGCCGACGCGATGATCCTCGGCCGTCTGGTCGATGCGCTGTTCGAGCGCGGCGTCGTGTTCGTCGCCACCTCCAACTATCCGCCGGACGGGCTCTACCCGAACGGCCTGCAACGGCAGAACTTCCTGCCCACCATCGAACTGCTGAAGAAGCGGCTCGAAGTGTTCGAACTCGACGCCGGCATTGACTACCGCCTGCGCTCGCTCGAACGGATGGACATTTTCATGGTGCCGGGCGGCCAGGACGCCGACGCCAAGCTGGCCGACGACTTCCGCCAGATCTGCGGCGAACCGTGCCCACCGGGCCCGCTGGAAATCCTCGGTCGCACGCTGAAGACGCGCGACCGCTCGCTCGGCGCGGCCTGGTTCGACTTCGACGAAATCTGCGGTGGTCCGCGCTCGCAGAACGACTATCTCGAACTGGCGCGCCGCTATCACTCCATCCTGATTTCCAACGTGCCGAAGATGGGGCGCGACCAGGCCAACGAAGCGCGCCGCTTCACCTGGCTGGTGGACGTGCTGTACGACTTCCGCGTCAAGCTCATCCTGTCGGCCGAAGTCGAGGCGCAAGATCTGTACACCGACGGCCCGCACGCCAACGAGTTCACCCGCACGGTGAGCCGTCTGATCGAAATGCGCACGCGCGAGTACCTGGCGTCGGCACACCGCGTCGATTTCGCCGGCAGCATGTCCCACGTCGCCGCCTGA
- the lpdA gene encoding dihydrolipoyl dehydrogenase has protein sequence MSKEFDVVVIGAGPGGYVAAIRAAQLGLSAACIEYNSYADPKGEVRLGGTCLNVGCIPSKALLQSSELFEQANHSFVMHGISVESPKMDVSVMMKRKDNIVGQLTTGIRGLFKKNNVTLLSGLGSFAGRENEKWKVAVTRNGATEHVLAKHVIVATGSRARHLPGIEVDNKVICDNEGALAFDGAPKKLGVIGAGVIGLELGSVWKRLGADVTILEAAPEFLSAADAAITKEAWKTFTAKQKLGIKLGAKIGKVERTDAGVRVEYEHKDEQHVLECERLIVSVGRIPNTDGLGGESVGLKISERGFIEVDAQGRTNLANVWAVGDVVPGPMLAHKGMEEGVMVAECIAGQHGHVNHDTVPWVIYTHPEIAWVGKTEAQLKAEGIEYKAGQIPFAANGRALGQGDTTGFVRMYACAKTDRILGVHVIGNNASELIAEAVVAMEFGACSEDIARICHAHPTLSEVMHEAALACDKRPLHF, from the coding sequence ATGTCCAAGGAATTTGATGTTGTTGTGATCGGTGCCGGCCCCGGCGGCTATGTCGCCGCCATCCGCGCCGCCCAGCTGGGCCTGAGCGCGGCCTGCATCGAGTACAACAGCTACGCCGACCCGAAGGGCGAAGTGCGCCTCGGCGGCACCTGCCTGAACGTGGGCTGCATCCCGTCGAAGGCGCTGCTGCAGTCGTCCGAACTGTTCGAGCAGGCCAACCACAGCTTCGTCATGCACGGCATTTCGGTCGAGTCGCCGAAGATGGACGTGTCGGTGATGATGAAGCGCAAGGACAACATCGTCGGCCAGCTCACCACCGGCATCCGCGGTCTGTTCAAGAAGAACAACGTGACGCTGCTGTCCGGCCTGGGCAGCTTCGCCGGCCGCGAGAACGAGAAGTGGAAGGTTGCGGTCACCCGCAACGGTGCCACCGAACACGTGCTGGCCAAGCACGTCATCGTCGCCACCGGTTCGCGTGCCCGTCACCTGCCGGGCATCGAGGTCGACAACAAGGTGATCTGCGACAACGAGGGCGCGCTCGCCTTCGACGGCGCGCCGAAGAAGCTCGGCGTGATCGGCGCCGGCGTGATCGGCCTGGAACTGGGCAGCGTGTGGAAGCGCCTCGGCGCCGACGTGACCATCCTCGAAGCGGCGCCGGAATTCCTGTCGGCCGCCGATGCGGCGATCACCAAGGAAGCCTGGAAAACCTTCACCGCCAAGCAGAAGCTGGGCATCAAGCTCGGTGCGAAGATCGGCAAGGTCGAACGTACCGATGCCGGTGTGCGCGTCGAGTACGAGCATAAGGACGAGCAGCACGTGCTCGAATGCGAGCGCCTCATCGTGTCGGTCGGTCGCATTCCGAACACCGACGGTCTGGGTGGCGAATCGGTCGGCCTGAAGATCAGCGAGCGCGGTTTCATCGAGGTGGACGCACAGGGCCGCACCAATCTGGCCAACGTATGGGCGGTCGGCGACGTCGTGCCGGGCCCGATGCTGGCGCACAAGGGCATGGAAGAGGGCGTCATGGTGGCCGAATGCATCGCCGGCCAGCACGGACACGTCAATCATGACACCGTGCCCTGGGTCATCTACACCCATCCGGAAATCGCCTGGGTCGGCAAGACCGAAGCCCAGCTCAAGGCCGAAGGCATCGAGTACAAGGCCGGCCAGATCCCGTTCGCAGCCAACGGCCGCGCGCTGGGCCAGGGCGACACCACCGGTTTCGTGCGCATGTATGCCTGCGCCAAGACCGACCGCATCCTGGGCGTGCACGTGATCGGCAACAACGCGTCGGAGCTGATCGCCGAGGCGGTGGTGGCGATGGAATTCGGTGCCTGCTCGGAAGACATCGCGCGCATCTGCCACGCACATCCGACGCTGTCGGAAGTGATGCACGAAGCCGCGCTGGCCTGCGACAAGCGTCCGCTGCACTTCTGA
- the odhB gene encoding 2-oxoglutarate dehydrogenase complex dihydrolipoyllysine-residue succinyltransferase, whose protein sequence is MLIEVKVPQLSESVAEATLVRWHKKVGEAVSRDENLIDIETDKVVLETPAPDAGVLVAIIKQDGASVTSGELIAQIDTDAKASAAVPAAAPAAAPAAAPAAVAAASTSAAASGPASPAARKIMDERGLSAGDVQGTGRGGRITKPDAAGAPQPAAPAPAVPSAAVARPAPTAAQSAAAAPALPQPPVPVRLEELLADRPQQRVPMSRLRARVAERLLQSQAQNAILTTFNEVNMGPLMELRKKYAEKFEKTHGVKLGFMSFFVKAALQALRKFPVLNASVDGNDIVYHGFFDIGIAVGSPRGLVVPILRDADQMSFADIEQKIAEFGQKAKDGKLSIEELTGGTFSISNGGVFGSMLSTPIINPPQSAILGIHATKDRPVVENGQIVIRPINYLAMSYDHRIIDGREAVLGLVTMKEALEDPARLLFDV, encoded by the coding sequence ATGCTTATCGAAGTGAAGGTTCCCCAGCTGTCCGAATCGGTGGCCGAAGCCACGCTCGTGCGCTGGCACAAGAAGGTCGGCGAGGCGGTGTCGCGCGATGAAAACCTGATCGACATCGAGACCGACAAGGTCGTGCTCGAAACCCCGGCGCCGGATGCCGGCGTACTGGTGGCGATCATCAAGCAGGACGGTGCTTCGGTCACCAGCGGCGAGCTGATCGCCCAGATCGACACCGACGCCAAGGCATCCGCAGCCGTTCCGGCGGCAGCGCCCGCTGCCGCACCGGCCGCCGCGCCGGCAGCCGTTGCCGCCGCCAGCACGTCGGCGGCCGCGTCCGGCCCGGCCAGCCCGGCGGCGCGCAAGATCATGGACGAACGCGGCCTGTCGGCCGGCGACGTGCAGGGCACCGGCCGTGGTGGCCGCATCACCAAGCCGGATGCCGCGGGCGCACCGCAACCCGCTGCACCGGCCCCGGCAGTGCCGTCTGCCGCTGTCGCGCGTCCGGCACCGACCGCCGCCCAGTCGGCAGCCGCAGCGCCTGCGCTGCCGCAGCCGCCGGTGCCGGTCCGTCTCGAAGAACTGCTGGCCGACCGTCCGCAGCAGCGCGTGCCGATGTCGCGTTTGCGTGCCCGCGTCGCCGAACGTCTGCTGCAGTCGCAGGCGCAGAACGCCATCCTGACCACGTTCAACGAAGTGAACATGGGTCCGCTGATGGAACTGCGCAAGAAGTACGCCGAGAAGTTCGAGAAGACGCACGGCGTCAAGCTCGGCTTCATGTCCTTCTTCGTCAAGGCGGCCCTGCAGGCGCTGCGCAAGTTCCCGGTGCTGAACGCCTCGGTCGATGGCAATGACATCGTCTATCACGGCTTCTTCGACATCGGCATCGCCGTGGGCAGCCCGCGCGGTCTGGTCGTGCCCATCCTGCGTGACGCCGACCAGATGAGCTTTGCCGACATCGAGCAGAAGATCGCCGAGTTCGGCCAGAAGGCCAAGGACGGCAAGCTGTCGATCGAGGAACTGACCGGCGGCACGTTCTCGATCTCCAACGGCGGCGTGTTCGGCTCGATGCTGTCGACGCCCATCATCAACCCGCCGCAGTCGGCGATTCTGGGCATCCACGCCACCAAGGACCGTCCGGTGGTCGAGAACGGCCAGATCGTGATCCGCCCGATCAACTACCTGGCGATGTCCTACGACCACCGCATCATCGATGGCCGCGAAGCGGTGCTCGGCCTGGTCACCATGAAGGAGGCGCTGGAAGACCCGGCCCGCCTGCTGTTCGACGTATAA